CTCCCTATCCACTTTAACTTTTGAACAgttcagaatttttaaatgacCCTTGGAGATATGTAATATGTGTTCAAGTTAATCATAACTTCTCCAAAAGAGGAGGTTGACTTTGTCACACAGCACTATAAGATTActaataaaacacgtttttactccttcccGGTGCGTAAAAGATCTCTAAAATTAACCATCATATTATGACACTCATATTGAATATCTTGACAAACGGAAAAGAATGTCGAAATTAGGGTTCTCTAAGTTGACTCCATCCAACTTAGCGTCCGATTGATCATAATTACCTTGTTAAAATGGTACCTATTTGGAGGACACGAAAATTGATTTGATTGGTAATGCTTGTTTGTATCACCAAGAGATACCCTCTATCCCACATTgtacaaaaatttagaatatatttaaaattaatcgaAAATATCCTTATGTTGCGTTATTTCATATTGCCTAATGAGACTTAAAAGTGTTAAACCATTCAAAAGTTAAGGTATGGAGAGTTGGGATATTTCGTACACCATTTAtattgaagtaataaataaaaaacacataaaacatacaTTAGGTGTTTTAATATGccttttaagtattaaaataataagactgtaaaaaatatactaatgtGACAACTACAGCAAACACGTGAAAATATATGTGTGAAACACGCGTTTCTTTATCAGTAGATAAGTTAGACAATAGTTCGTTCAGTTTACTAATGACCTAGGGAACAATAACTACGTTTAGCTACCATAATATAAATGGCCTTCATTTTGTTTTGCACAGTTCAAAACATACTTTTAATCATTCATTTTACTGCTTGATAACGCTTTACTAGCTCAGATTGTACAAATACTCCAAAATGTAGGAGAAAGAATAcattaaacaaacaaacacagttttttacatttcaaacttaACAGTTCCAAAGTTTTCCAAAGAATTTgagttttaatactatttatatctaaaattgATCTATGACATAGTGCGATAGAGTTTATCTATCTAATTCTTCaggtttaaaatacaaaatcttattGGTAGCTAACAACACGTTTTTATACCTATGTTTATTTTCCCCCTAATTGTTTGTATTAGACTATTTAAAACCTTAATATTTCGTTGCATCTCAGCAGACATGTCTACCACTTCTTGTACTATTCTTTGTTGTAAGTCGTTTAGGTTAGAGGACATAGGTCtcataaactttgttttttaaatgaccCCAAAAAGTAGTCAGTAAGTGACTCAGGGTAGGTGGTCTAGCAGGCGATTCAACTGGATCTTTCCGACCTATGCATCGTTCTCAACACAAGAAATGGGATTTCCCCAAACAACAATGATTAATTTACTACTAATAGCCTATTGTTGGCCACAACCTCCACTGATAAGGGCCTCTATATCGGTATGTACGAGATGCCTGATAAATCGAGCTTGACTGTCGagtcaatgttatttatttttaaatcgtctaaatatttcttaattttgtgATCGAAGTCATTGCTGGTCGCGTCAATCTTTTTTCATGTTGTTTACATGTTGGTTAACTCAAGTGGCAGTCTCGTTTGAGATAATTTTTGGTCAAGGTCTATATTAAAACTGTGCATAGGCCTTCCCCTAGACCATTTCCGATTGTAGTGTATAGTCATTCACAattagaaaacattgtttttttttatgctgTGAGGTTTTGGGgtttcattgttttattgttgCTGGTTTGCTTGAATGAAACACTAGGCGAATATTGaatccactaaatatttattaatcttacaaataaatctgAATATAATATCTACTTAAGACTAGGCTGgcttttaaataaactacttatctACACAATTCACTAACTGTCATTAATTCATTCTGTCACAATccactattaaataaattaactatctaATTACAAACGGGTCTATTTAACACTGACACAGCCAATAACTATTAACACAGATTCATATGTCACGATTATTAGAATGATAACTAGTTCTGTAACTTCACCAGATCACCTCTGGAGATCAACCCTACTCGCTGCGTCGTTCCAGCTCCTTAAAAGGCCACTGGAGCTTCCAGAACATTTAAGTGGAGAAGTTCAGAATCCGCTAGATGAGTGGAGAAGGGTCACAGCGATAAGGAGAGGCGGGAACGGCCGGACTCACTGACCGTTCCCCATTCATATATTATCCCTTTGTATCGAGGGCCCACATGTCGGAAACATTCTCCCACACTATCATAACACTACCCCCTCTTGAAGACTTTTCTGCCCCAGAACAGTATCCTCCTGGTTCAAGGGGGACGGCACGTTACCTTCCTCTGAATCACGTTGCTATGTTTCTACGTTTTTCCAAGGAATGAAAATGCAAATGATGGTGTCGATTCCCGAGTCTTCAAAGACCTTCTCCGACAATCTTCCAGTCTACAGAAAAATTGTCATTAGGAAAGTTGTCtaacacttaaaatttagaaaagcgatacataaaaatagttataaaaacgtTTAGTTagctagtaaaaatattttgaattttctgagatgaagaatttaataaaataaacttagtcACATTATGTGATAAATCTGTTTTAGACATAAATTACTTACGTTCTGTGAGAAAAATTAGggatttttaggttttaaatgtaatcattttACTAAATACTTCGTAAAACATACAGTGTTGAATGAACTCTGTATAGTATAGCTtagaacaaattaattaatttgtcagtGCAAACATAAACTAGTTTCAATACTATgacttcttttaaattaaaactaaggtCATATAGCTTTTGATTAAATATGCTAAATTATATTACCGATAATAAAATAAGTTCACTTATCTAAAACCAGTTTGTTAAGAATAGAACGTTATACAGTGTGTTTATTGAATAGTTAAATAGTAAACCAGTTGAAAACCTTCCGTTTGaatccattttttatttactttttgtcttATTTTCAACACTTGAATCATGTTGAATGATACTTACAATAATACTTGTGGTAACTTTTCTTGTGATAAACTCTGAATGATGTAAACAAGATGACAGTGAAGAGTGTATCTCCTGTTTGACCGATACAGATCGTCTGTGCCAACTTGATGAGAGAGAGGAACAAACTGAACTATTATCCAGGGTTTGACGACACTGTGGAGCTGTGCTTCGATGCTGGCCCCCCGTTGTTCCGCACATACGCCAAACATGGCAGGTAATACATCATTCCCGATTATTGTGCTCAACCAATCTGCAATGTTGAACTGATCATAATAGTACAATAATATAGTTTGAAATATGTTACTGgcttggtttaaaataaattgggtTTTAGACTTTAATTCTTCTAAGGTTTTGTGAAAATATTCATTctatgttttggttttaaaattgtaagtaacAATACATGATAATCATGAGAGAATAAATATGGAAAACACGATATACGATATCAGTAAGTGAAGTCAGGGTTATTGAGGGTTACTATATGAGTACGATTTATGAAAGTGGGCCGTTTGATTAATCGAAAAGAATTAGAATATTAGTGTTGTATTGTTGGTACACCAACAGAAAAAAAGAGTTCCtaagatttttatacaattaaccATTGTCAGTATTGGTATGAAAGTTAGAGTACCACACCCTGAGTAAATTGCTGTGTGTTTCGATGTGTCTACATGGTACCACTAGGCTGTATCCAAATATGgcatttagtttaaattaataaactttatttctaaatatattttaaacttgttttaagtaCTCACCCAGAAACAAGTTTTACTccaaataaacacatttatttaagtataatagaATTAAATAAGCTTGCAAATAAACGACGCCAGCAATAAACTTATTAGTAATTAAATCCATGAAAACTaagattttgaattaatttctTTAACGAACTTTTTCACACTGTTTATAAGAAGAAGTggataaaaaatagaaatatactaaaataaatattatattttcaaaatccacAACTTATGGAATTTATTTATAGACATATACTAGTATATTATGTACAGCTCTAGGTTTAGGCTCCATAACGTTAAAGTGTGGCCAACtttttttcagtatgttttttttatactttacataAGTTGTACAGCGCAATTATACAGCATATTGAATAAGTTTTACACCGAATCGTGTGAACAGCAAGCAATAAGTTAGTTGTACAAGGAACTGAAGTTGAAGAATAATTTGCAATAGTTTGTTTGTTCTATTTGTTTAAAGGAAAGTTTATTATTTCAGACATAGGTATGTATCGCTTTAACACAAGTTTCGTCTTGATTTCAGATCAGCCGTGAATGTGTTCCTGGTGACGGCTCAGCTGGGCTTCTGTTGTGTGTACATGGTGTTTGTGACCAGCACAACGCACCAGGTTAGTGTCCGGTCGTCCGTGTTAAACGGCAACCATCTGTTGCTGTCtttatgtttctatttaaatgttgACATTTACAATAGTTGGGAAATCCTGTTACCTCTGTGAATTTCACAAATTGTCAGTATAATGATTAATACGTGGTACAGAGTGCAATCTTTTATAGTGCCTTGAGAATACATAAAATCGTTTGCAAATAAGAGGCGATAATCCTCCTCTCATTTCTTGAATTTGTCTGAAACTtgattttttaaacttggaacacgCTTTTGTTGCGTAATAATAAGTTTGGATAAATTGTATCTGCAGATTCTCAACAAATTGCACCTCATTACATAATATAACGTACTTGTATAGAAGTGAGTTGAACAGATTGACGCAGAAATCTAACTCATTCGATTTTTAAATCCCATTTCTAAAtccattttattactaaataaacaaagaaagaaagaatttacTTTGCAAAAATGGTTTAAATGCAAAATAGCGTACAACATGATCtgatattttatagattaaaacgTACAATATTccgtttttgaaaatatatgatCTTCAATCAAATATATGATCTTGTGGTTGTTATTTAATAAGTGtgaatattttgaacaaattctTTGGGGTCGATATAGTGGGAAATTTCACTGTATCTGGatggaaaattatattgtatgcCAATATTTGAACTGTAAGAGCTTGGTAGAAAACAGTAGAAGACAGGTAGGAGGTATTACAATAGGAAGGATAGAAACTGTACACATAAGTCAGGTAATTCCACATGTCTTTAATTGAAAGAATGAACATAGTAGCAACGGTAGCTTCCTTTGTGCCGCTAATGGGCATGGTGTTAAGGAACGTTGAGTCCCAATGAAGCTTATGGAGTgccctttaaatatattaacaagtATCTCTATTATAGTTTTTTCAATTGGCCCATCCATCACTTCTTGATATGATTTTAACCACCCCGTGATatcattataacaaatatagcTTGCCCCTTAAAAccgtttataaaaaaacttgtaaaacaaGAACTCAGAGAGTTTCCTTAATACCAACTTAGACCCTAAATTACTATATAAGCTTGCCAAAGGACTTCCCAATCAAAGACTAAGGATAGAGAACCGTATctacatagtatttatatatcaatatcaACAGACGTAATTTTCGAAAGCATCTTCTGCTGAGTTTCTGAATCTACTGGTTAGGTATCTTGGTAGCTAAAGAGATCTGAGTTTTCTCTCATATTTACTTTCGAAGACTAGGAAAGAAAGATGTAGATGATGATAAGTGCATTGCTAATTTTGAATTAGtagtacattttaacaatatatttttgctgTAACCTTGTGTATTGGATTTATCAGAATCTCAACATCAGCTAGTTCAACTTCAAGTTATCATTGAGAACTAAAAAGGTGTGTATTAAATGGATTTTCATAATATGATAGTGTTTCTACATatgtataattaaagaaaaacactatcGTTTTTACAGATTCTGAAGTACTTTGGATTTGAAATTGAGATCCATCTGAACATGGTGTTCACACTGGCATTTGTTATGGGTTTCATCCTGATCCGCAACCTGAAGTACTTAGCGCCAGTGTCACTGTTCGCCACGTTCACGATGATAGTAGGAGTCGTCCTCACACTCTACATCTCTTCCAAAGATCTGCCACCGATCTCATCCCGCCACGCATTCCCCACCTCGCTCCATCAGCTTCCTCTCTTCTTCGGCACCATCATCTACGCTTACGAAGGCATCAGTTTGGTAAGTCCTCTTCTTTTTTGAATCAGTGACAGACCTGAGTTTGAGTGCCCATAGACATACACATGCGCACCAGAGGTCTAGGGCCTACTTAAGATAATCCTTAATTGctaattaaaagtgaaaataaaccATTCAGTTTGAAAACAGTTTTGTATATGTACAGGTATAATAAGGCAATACTCGTGTGTGATCTTCGATCTAACTATCCACAATATCAAATTATTAAGTATCAAGAATTGTATTGATGAGGtggttttaaaacttgtataaacgAGTTTTCATTAAGAAAGTAATCAGTGTATTTCATTCAGGTCTTACCGTTACAAACGGAGATGAAGAATCCTGAGAAGTTTAATTCGCCTCTTGGAGTCCTGAATGTTGGAAATATCATCGTGACGATGCTGATGCTCATCGTTGGCTTCATCGGATACCTCAAGTACGGGGAGCATGTGGAGGGTAGCCTCACTCTGAACCTGCCTCAGGACTATACGTGAGTTCTTTTTGGTGTCCTGTATGTTAGAAATGTGATCGTGGCTGTGCTAATGCTCATTGTTGGCTTGAAGAATACCTCAAGTACGTAGAAAGTATAGAGGACAACCTCACTATAAATCTGCCTCAGGACTACACCTgggtattttttgttattctgtCCTGATTGTTCTAATGCCCATTATTGGCTTCATAGAATACCTCGATTAATGGAGAGAATATGGAAATATGGTAAATACCGGCTGATATCCTGATACTCATTATTTGCTTCATCGAATAACTCAAATACTGAGAGATTACCCTTACTCTGAATCTGTTCCAGGACTATAATTGAGTATCTATTTGTATCCTGAATGCTTGGAATAAGATAGTGGTTGTAATAATGCCCATTATTGACTTCATAGAGTACCTACCTCAAGTATGGCGAAactatagaagataaccttactctGAATCTGCTCCAGGTTTACTCTCGTCCACTTATCCTTTTCCTCTAAACCAACCTACTATGTCTTATACTCTGTATCTTCCACCATATTAAACAAGAGTTCTCTTAATATTACATGATTGACCTTGTTTCGGGCCTGATCATTGTTGAATTGTTTATGATTCAGCAGAATATTTTATAggcaattatttgtttttaagtaaagttctaaaaataataaattatttctactaatatttctacttaatgttgttaatattattgttattgtacttgATTGCTGTTGTTGCATTATTATTTCTTCatattgttgtttactatttGTTAATGCTTCGTTACTTGTTAATTTATCATTGCTTTTCTTCTTACTGTTGATGTTATTCTTGTTACTAGCTCTTAAAACCCATCTTTTTTGGTTATCTATTTTTGAGGTTAAGATGTTGTGGTTCTGCTGTATACAATTCTTGTGAAATCTGTtaaaatgagtaaataaataaatacacaataatttgaaatccaaatatctttttaaattcctACAGATTTCATAGAGGGGATGTACAACTATGTATTGTTTTAGAGAgtataattgaataatttgtgtttttccTGGAGATGAGGGAGGAAAGAACCTTTATTGTAAGAAGAAATAAACGTGCAGTCaccttttttcaattaaaatagacTAAAATCTACCTTTAATTTTCCAGGTTATCACAATTTGTCAAGATTGCAATAGCCATAGGAATTCTGCTCACCTACCCTTTAATGTTCTACGTACCGGTAGCTCTGATATGGCCAGCAGTGGTGGATCGCTGGGGACCTTTCGAGAAACCGGCGCTCTACGAATACATACTGAGGATTCTCCTCTGCCTACTAACTTGTAAGTGAATTCTTGTTTTGTCTTTTAgctaatacattattataaacagtCTTAACAGTCTAGTCAAGTGATCCACTGCCCAACAAAAAATATTAGCTAGCCACTTTCCAAAGTGTTAGGtcagaaaaaaatacaaagtggttttttgaaaattccacacaaatatattaaaattcattacaaaCTTAAAACTCATTAGcgttagaaaaagtaaattaCTGTAAAACATGCAAAACTTTggatattattgattttataagcGATAATATCACACTAGTTTAATGATTCCTAAAGCAATTTTATGACATATTAgacccaaaaaaaataaaatacattcaacaGGTGTATAAAACTCTAGCCATTTTCATCGTGGGAtaagttatattggaaaattcaGATTTTTAAAGGAGCAGAACCTAAAGCACAAATagccaatatttttaaaagtttgaaatatactgtacttgaaaattaattttctgcaTAATGATACAAGGTTTTCAAAACGTACAAGATGATTGAAtgttcattcattcatttcaagCTCCCACTCTGTGATCTTTGAATGACAGTAGATGTATCAGCTCCTGATGTACGTTTACACTGATGTTTTATTGTTACAGCCGTGTTGGCCGCGGTGATACATAACCTGTCCGTGTTCATCTCGCTGGTGGGGGCTGTTAGCAGCACTGCTCTCGCCCTCATGTTTCCCCCACTCTGTGATCTTTGACAGCAGTAGAT
The Homalodisca vitripennis isolate AUS2020 chromosome 1, UT_GWSS_2.1, whole genome shotgun sequence DNA segment above includes these coding regions:
- the LOC124369906 gene encoding proton-coupled amino acid transporter 4-like isoform X3, with the protein product MDQHNPATLELQNNATVLHGTDNKAMMWESTDQLTTGSRLTLGKPGDNKPKVADLPAVEGVGHMQRPKHPTSYAETLAHLLKGNIASGMYAMGDAFKNGGLLLAPFLTVFLGLICVFNQHILIVCANLMRERNKLNYYPGFDDTVELCFDAGPPLFRTYAKHGRSAVNVFLVTAQLGFCCVYMVFVTSTTHQILKYFGFEIEIHLNMVFTLAFVMGFILIRNLKYLAPVSLFATFTMIVGVVLTLYISSKDLPPISSRHAFPTSLHQLPLFFGTIIYAYEGISLVLPLQTEMKNPEKFNSPLGVLNVGNIIVTMLMLIVGFIGYLKYGEHVEGSLTLNLPQDYTLSQFVKIAIAIGILLTYPLMFYVPVALIWPAVVDRWGPFEKPALYEYILRILLCLLTFVLAEVIPNLSVFISLVGAVSSTALALMFPPLCDL
- the LOC124369906 gene encoding proton-coupled amino acid transporter-like protein CG1139 isoform X1, with translation MDQHNPATLELQNNATVLHGTDNKAMMWESTDQLTTGSRLTLGKPGDNKPKVADLPAVEGVGHMQRPKHPTSYAETLAHLLKGNIASGMYAMGDAFKNGGLLLAPFLTVFLGLICVFNQHILIVCANLMRERNKLNYYPGFDDTVELCFDAGPPLFRTYAKHGRSAVNVFLVTAQLGFCCVYMVFVTSTTHQILKYFGFEIEIHLNMVFTLAFVMGFILIRNLKYLAPVSLFATFTMIVGVVLTLYISSKDLPPISSRHAFPTSLHQLPLFFGTIIYAYEGISLVLPLQTEMKNPEKFNSPLGVLNVGNIIVTMLMLIVGFIGYLKYGEHVEGSLTLNLPQDYTLSQFVKIAIAIGILLTYPLMFYVPVALIWPAVVDRWGPFEKPALYEYILRILLCLLTFVLAEVIPNLSVFISLVGAVSSTALALVFPPLCDLSIRWNDRDFGIFGWRKAVDYLTLVIAVFGFCTGTYFSLVSIVDSIRH
- the LOC124369906 gene encoding proton-coupled amino acid transporter-like protein CG1139 isoform X2, with translation MELKNNATVLHGTDNKAMMWESTDQLTTGSRLTLGKPGDNKPKVADLPAVEGVGHMQRPKHPTSYAETLAHLLKGNIASGMYAMGDAFKNGGLLLAPFLTVFLGLICVFNQHILIVCANLMRERNKLNYYPGFDDTVELCFDAGPPLFRTYAKHGRSAVNVFLVTAQLGFCCVYMVFVTSTTHQILKYFGFEIEIHLNMVFTLAFVMGFILIRNLKYLAPVSLFATFTMIVGVVLTLYISSKDLPPISSRHAFPTSLHQLPLFFGTIIYAYEGISLVLPLQTEMKNPEKFNSPLGVLNVGNIIVTMLMLIVGFIGYLKYGEHVEGSLTLNLPQDYTLSQFVKIAIAIGILLTYPLMFYVPVALIWPAVVDRWGPFEKPALYEYILRILLCLLTFVLAEVIPNLSVFISLVGAVSSTALALVFPPLCDLSIRWNDRDFGIFGWRKAVDYLTLVIAVFGFCTGTYFSLVSIVDSIRH